TAAATACGGTGGTGGTGATGAAATTTTAAAAGAGATATATACACTGCAAGATCAAGGAAAACGTGAGCTTGCCCTACGTTATGATTTAACAATTCCATTCGCCAAAGTTGTCGCGATGAATCCAAATATACGCCTTCCTTTTAAACGATATGAAATTGGTAAAGTATTTCGAGATGGTCCAATTAAACAAGGTAGATTTCGTGAATTCATTCAATGCGATGTTGATATAGTTGGTGTAGAATCAGTAATGGCAGAAGCTGAATTAATGAGCATGGCATTCGAACTGTTCCGTACATTAAACTTAGATGTACAAATTCAATATAATAATCGTAAGTTATTAACTGGTATTCTCGAGTCTATTAACATTCCTAATGAATTAACGAATGATGTCATTTTATCTTTAGATAAAATTGAAAAGATCGGAATTGAAGGCGTTCGAAAAGATTTGCAAAGCCGTGGAATTATAAAAGAAACAGTAGAAACAATATGTAATACAGTACTATCTTGTATGAAGTTTGATGTCGCTGATTTTAAAGATGCTTTCAATACTACACTCGTTGCTGATGGAGTAAATGAGTTACAACAATTGGAGCAGTATCTCCTCGCCCTTGGGATACAAGAAAATACTGTATTCAATCCGTTTTTAGCCAGAGGTCTAGCAATGTATACAGGAACCATCTATGAAATCTTTTTAAAGGATGGGAGTATTACATCTAGCATCGGTAGCGGCGGTCGTTATGATAATATCATTGGTACATTCCGTGGTGACAATACGTGTTATCCAACTGTAGGAATATCATTCGGTTTAGATGTGATTTATGCAGCTCTTCTAAAGCAAGAGACTGAATCAGCCGCAGCAGATATTTTCATTATTCCGATTGATACAGAATTACAATGTTTACAACTCGCACAGCAATTACGTTCTAATACTACATTAAAAATTGAACTCGAGTTAGCTGGTCGTAAAGTAAAACGAGCACTTAATTACGCAAATAAGGAAAATATCCCTTACGTACTCATTATTGGTGAGGATGAAATTTCTAAAGAAACCGTTGTTTTACGTAACATGAAAGGAGGAACTGAATTCAATGTTCCCCTTTCCTCTTTAGAAGATGGCACGTTAAGAAATTATTTATAATAGAAACCACCTTTCAATGGGTGGTTTCTCACGTTTAAATTAAAAATATTTAGTTTACATAATTTTATTATAATATATAATGAACGATCAAAATAAAAGAAGAAACTTTTATCATTTCTCCTTTTTCAAAAAACATTGGATTTTAAAGTGCACTTCAACTAAGATAGCTTAGTTAATAATTGATTTAAATCTTGCTTCGTTTTCGAAGTTAATGATTTCATTCGTTTAATATCAATCTTTTCTTTTTCAGCCCCTACAATTAATGGGTACATACTTTGACCAATTGTTTTATAATCAGTTGGATGTGATGCTTCTAACTCTTTTTCTATTACA
The DNA window shown above is from Bacillus clarus and carries:
- a CDS encoding histidine--tRNA ligase produces the protein MEIRNVKGTKDYLPKEQLLRNKIKRACEDTFERYGCKPLETPTLNMYELLAYKYGGGDEILKEIYTLQDQGKRELALRYDLTIPFAKVVAMNPNIRLPFKRYEIGKVFRDGPIKQGRFREFIQCDVDIVGVESVMAEAELMSMAFELFRTLNLDVQIQYNNRKLLTGILESINIPNELTNDVILSLDKIEKIGIEGVRKDLQSRGIIKETVETICNTVLSCMKFDVADFKDAFNTTLVADGVNELQQLEQYLLALGIQENTVFNPFLARGLAMYTGTIYEIFLKDGSITSSIGSGGRYDNIIGTFRGDNTCYPTVGISFGLDVIYAALLKQETESAAADIFIIPIDTELQCLQLAQQLRSNTTLKIELELAGRKVKRALNYANKENIPYVLIIGEDEISKETVVLRNMKGGTEFNVPLSSLEDGTLRNYL